From Cellulomonas fimi ATCC 484, a single genomic window includes:
- a CDS encoding nuclear transport factor 2 family protein: MDVMTWVDGYERAWRGNDVAGLDRLFRPDVVYLRSAYDDGLHGVEEVRAFWPDDTPFTMHASPVAVQGDTAVVRVEVRYGGDEPHEYRDLWILRFAEDGRVRHFEEWAHWPGMPGWNPAQEQSQV, encoded by the coding sequence ATGGACGTGATGACCTGGGTCGACGGGTACGAGCGGGCGTGGCGCGGCAACGACGTCGCCGGTCTCGACCGGCTGTTCAGGCCCGACGTCGTCTACCTGCGTTCCGCCTACGACGACGGGCTGCACGGCGTGGAGGAGGTCCGCGCGTTCTGGCCCGACGACACGCCGTTCACGATGCACGCGTCACCCGTCGCGGTGCAGGGCGACACCGCGGTGGTCCGGGTCGAGGTCCGCTACGGCGGTGACGAGCCGCACGAGTACCGCGACCTGTGGATCCTGCGGTTCGCCGAGGACGGCCGCGTCCGCCACTTCGAGGAGTGGGCGCACTGGCCGGGCATGCCCGGCTGGAACCCCGCGCAGGAGCAGTCGCAGGTCTGA
- a CDS encoding aminotransferase class V-fold PLP-dependent enzyme has translation MSGHACGPAAERLLFTPAPNPVADPVWSAMRAAADLPSGGRELDALLRRLHDALAEVTGAPRHLVLTQTGTATAAIESAVRATTRPGETVAVVSNGQFGDRIVRVVTALGRELRAVHVPWGVPTETALDAVGRASRGAALVAAVHHETSTGVRNDARAVSAAVRDADPRALVLLDAVSSAGELEVELDAWGVDIAVCGSSKGLGSLPGASFCLAGSRALDRVVADGGSYATSWARLVEAATAATADVFLTPSIPVLAGVEAHLTAVVRRGHARHLAQRAQAHAVLHEAAALPPLFPGDAPPGPVAVYDALDARHLQARLAGTGLHVGRGQGPHKARAVRLSWFGHAAPCADELRRRLRAVATAGAPS, from the coding sequence GTGAGCGGGCACGCGTGCGGCCCGGCCGCGGAGCGACTCCTGTTCACGCCCGCACCGAACCCGGTGGCCGACCCCGTCTGGAGCGCGATGCGGGCGGCGGCGGACCTCCCCTCCGGCGGGCGCGAGCTGGACGCGCTCCTGCGGCGGCTGCACGACGCGCTCGCCGAGGTGACCGGCGCACCACGACACCTGGTGCTCACGCAGACGGGGACCGCGACCGCGGCGATCGAGTCGGCCGTGCGGGCCACGACCCGTCCCGGCGAGACGGTCGCGGTCGTCTCGAACGGGCAGTTCGGTGACCGGATCGTGCGGGTCGTGACCGCGCTGGGGCGTGAGCTGCGGGCAGTCCACGTGCCGTGGGGCGTCCCGACCGAGACGGCGCTCGACGCGGTGGGACGGGCGTCGCGGGGCGCAGCGCTCGTCGCGGCCGTGCACCACGAGACGTCCACGGGCGTGCGCAACGACGCCCGAGCCGTGAGCGCGGCCGTGCGCGACGCCGACCCGCGCGCGCTGGTGCTCCTCGACGCCGTGTCGTCGGCGGGCGAGCTCGAGGTCGAGCTCGACGCGTGGGGCGTCGACATCGCCGTGTGCGGCTCGAGCAAGGGGCTCGGCTCGCTGCCCGGTGCCTCCTTCTGCCTCGCCGGCAGCCGCGCGCTGGACCGCGTGGTCGCCGACGGCGGCTCCTACGCCACCTCGTGGGCCCGCCTGGTCGAGGCGGCGACCGCTGCCACGGCCGACGTGTTCCTCACCCCCAGCATCCCGGTCCTCGCGGGGGTCGAGGCACACCTGACCGCGGTCGTGCGCCGCGGCCACGCCCGCCACCTGGCGCAGCGGGCGCAGGCCCACGCGGTCCTGCACGAGGCGGCCGCGCTGCCGCCCCTGTTCCCGGGCGACGCCCCGCCGGGGCCCGTGGCGGTGTACGACGCGCTCGACGCCCGGCACCTGCAGGCCCGGCTCGCCGGCACCGGGCTCCACGTCGGACGGGGCCAGGGTCCGCACAAGGCGCGCGCCGTCCGCCTGAGCTGGTTCGGGCACGCCGCGCCGTGCGCCGACGAACTGCGCCGACGGCTGCGGGCGGTCGCGACCGCCGGGGCGCCGTCATGA
- a CDS encoding glycoside hydrolase family 15 protein, translating to MTPVAPPPPSRADAALTRPHHRSQAPHRSSFPAIASYAFLSDCESTCLVSPAGAVEWMCVPRPDSPSVFAALLDRSAGSFRVGPHGVRVPTARRYLPGTLVLETTWQTPTGWLVVRDAMVMGPWHNTAERSATHRRTPTDYDAAHVLLRTITCVSGTVDLQVECEPALDYGRTPVTWEYTEADYHEVHTPAGEDGLSLRLTSSLRLGLDGRTASARTRMSNGDKAFVALAWSPLPAPRTWDEASDQSWRTQEYWREWITLGVFPDHPWRTYLQRSALTLKGLTYAPTGALLAAATTSLPETPGGERNWDYRYAWIRDSTFALWGLYTLGLDREANDFFAFLHDVCRDNKDLQIMYGVGGEERLDERVLSHLTGYEGARPVRVGNAAVEQRQHDVWGAVLDSVYLHAKSREQLPEALWPVLRRQVEAAARHWHEPDRGIWEVRGEPQHFTASKLMCWVALDRGARLARMHDEPDFAEEWAKLAAEIHADICTNGVDERGVFVQRYGSDALDASLLLVPLLRFLPPDDPRVRATVLAIADELTVDGLVLRYRVEQTDDGLEGEEGTFTICSFWLVSALVEIGELERGRALCERLLSFASTLNLYAEEIDTRTGRHLGNFPQAFTHLALINAVMHVIRAEERAGQDGIHFEPPNRGG from the coding sequence ATGACGCCCGTCGCCCCACCCCCGCCGTCCCGTGCGGACGCGGCCCTGACGCGGCCCCACCACCGGTCGCAGGCGCCGCACCGCTCGTCGTTCCCCGCGATCGCGAGCTACGCCTTCCTGTCGGACTGCGAGTCGACGTGCCTCGTCTCCCCCGCGGGCGCCGTGGAGTGGATGTGCGTGCCGCGGCCCGACTCGCCGAGCGTGTTCGCGGCGCTGCTCGACCGGTCGGCGGGCTCGTTCCGGGTGGGCCCGCACGGGGTGCGGGTGCCGACGGCCCGCCGCTATCTGCCGGGCACGCTGGTCCTGGAGACGACCTGGCAGACGCCCACGGGGTGGCTCGTCGTGCGCGACGCGATGGTGATGGGCCCGTGGCACAACACCGCGGAGCGGTCGGCGACGCACCGGCGCACCCCGACGGACTACGACGCGGCGCACGTGCTGCTGCGCACCATCACGTGCGTGAGCGGCACGGTCGACCTGCAGGTGGAGTGCGAGCCCGCCCTCGACTACGGGCGCACGCCGGTGACCTGGGAGTACACGGAGGCGGACTACCACGAGGTGCACACGCCCGCGGGCGAGGACGGGCTGAGCCTGCGGCTCACGTCGAGCCTGCGGCTCGGCCTGGACGGGCGGACGGCGTCGGCGCGCACCCGCATGTCGAACGGCGACAAGGCGTTCGTCGCGCTGGCCTGGTCGCCCCTGCCCGCCCCGCGCACGTGGGACGAGGCCTCCGACCAGTCGTGGCGGACCCAGGAGTACTGGCGCGAGTGGATCACGCTCGGGGTGTTCCCCGACCACCCGTGGCGCACGTACCTGCAGCGCAGCGCGCTGACGCTCAAGGGCCTGACGTACGCCCCGACGGGTGCGCTGCTCGCGGCCGCCACGACGTCGCTTCCGGAGACGCCGGGCGGCGAGCGCAACTGGGACTACCGGTACGCGTGGATCCGCGACTCGACGTTCGCCCTGTGGGGCCTGTACACGCTCGGCCTGGACCGGGAGGCGAACGACTTCTTCGCGTTCCTGCACGACGTCTGCCGGGACAACAAGGACCTGCAGATCATGTACGGCGTCGGCGGTGAGGAGCGGCTCGACGAGCGCGTGCTGTCCCACCTGACCGGGTACGAGGGCGCGCGGCCGGTCCGGGTCGGGAACGCGGCGGTCGAGCAGCGCCAGCACGACGTGTGGGGCGCCGTGCTCGACTCGGTGTACCTGCACGCGAAGTCGCGCGAGCAGCTCCCCGAGGCCCTGTGGCCGGTGCTGCGGCGGCAGGTCGAGGCCGCCGCCCGGCACTGGCACGAGCCCGACCGCGGGATCTGGGAGGTCCGCGGCGAGCCGCAGCACTTCACCGCGAGCAAGCTCATGTGCTGGGTCGCGCTCGACCGCGGCGCGCGGCTCGCGCGTATGCACGACGAGCCGGACTTCGCCGAGGAGTGGGCCAAGCTCGCCGCGGAGATCCACGCGGACATCTGCACGAACGGCGTCGACGAGCGCGGCGTGTTCGTCCAGCGGTACGGGTCCGACGCGCTCGATGCGTCCCTCCTTCTCGTCCCGCTGCTGCGCTTCCTGCCGCCCGACGACCCCCGCGTGCGCGCCACGGTGCTCGCGATCGCCGACGAGCTCACGGTCGACGGGCTCGTCCTGCGCTACCGCGTCGAGCAGACCGACGACGGCCTGGAGGGCGAGGAGGGCACGTTCACGATCTGCTCGTTCTGGCTGGTCAGCGCCCTGGTGGAGATCGGGGAGCTCGAGCGCGGGCGGGCGCTGTGCGAGCGGCTGCTGTCGTTCGCGTCGACGCTCAACCTGTACGCGGAGGAGATCGACACGCGCACGGGCCGGCACCTCGGCAACTTCCCGCAGGCGTTCACCCACCTCGCGCTCATCAACGCGGTCATGCACGTGATCCGCGCCGAGGAGCGGGCGGGCCAGGACGGCATCCACTTCGAGCCCCCGAACCGGGGCGGCTGA
- a CDS encoding alpha/beta hydrolase, giving the protein MPLRRPVRSLAAALAALTLTAVVAPHAVGAPSGGSDVTSRAEAARVDRVKVPDLGWFDCSPLFGGTAQCGVATLPLDYDQPRGATTDVAVLRVPATDPARRIGTLFLNPGGPGGSGVEIAAAAPQFLDPEILARFDVVGVDPRGTNYSSNVQCFKDVGQQAAALSGMNVPFPVDYAETSAYVASSEAFGKACSTTGKPLSGSMSTAEVARDMDVLRRTFGDRQLTYLGFSYGSYLGSVYANLFPDRVRSLVIDGVLDPVAWAGTKATASVPQTERLRSGEGAWKALQEVLVRCGEAGPERCTFASFGDPVATYERVVDELKQTPVDLVDPETGELLITITYPILTSFLLGDLYGPDGYTWVDSDLTLVATLLDTAGDPARAADHAAAQAGLVERFRSTSAAEQAAAAQAQQRRQELGFGFPYPNGADAFQSVLCTDGLNPAKASSWPKAAQRADGNAPGFGPPWTWASAPCASSTWTVRDEDAYTGPFSRSSAHPVLVVGNYWDPATNYDGAVAADAVLGSSRLLSSDSWGHTAYGTSACVTDAVDAYLLDGTLPAEGTVCTGDVQPFADPAPQDRRAAPQRSLPPVVPPLPGALPRQ; this is encoded by the coding sequence ATGCCGTTGCGCAGACCTGTCCGCTCACTGGCCGCGGCGCTCGCCGCACTCACGCTCACCGCCGTCGTCGCACCGCACGCCGTCGGCGCGCCGTCGGGCGGGAGCGATGTCACGTCCCGGGCCGAGGCCGCCCGCGTCGACCGGGTGAAGGTGCCCGACCTCGGCTGGTTCGACTGCAGCCCGCTGTTCGGCGGCACGGCGCAGTGCGGGGTGGCGACGCTGCCGCTCGACTACGACCAGCCGCGCGGCGCCACGACGGACGTCGCCGTGCTCCGTGTTCCCGCGACCGACCCGGCGCGCCGGATCGGCACGCTGTTCCTCAACCCCGGCGGCCCCGGCGGGTCGGGCGTGGAGATCGCCGCGGCGGCGCCGCAGTTCCTCGACCCGGAGATCCTGGCGCGGTTCGACGTCGTGGGCGTCGACCCGCGGGGGACGAACTACAGCAGCAACGTGCAGTGCTTCAAGGACGTCGGCCAGCAGGCCGCGGCGCTGAGCGGGATGAACGTGCCGTTCCCGGTCGACTACGCGGAGACCTCGGCGTACGTCGCGTCGTCGGAGGCGTTCGGCAAGGCGTGCTCGACGACGGGCAAGCCGCTGTCGGGCTCGATGTCGACCGCGGAGGTGGCACGGGACATGGACGTCCTGCGGCGCACCTTCGGGGACCGGCAGCTCACGTACCTCGGCTTCTCGTACGGCTCGTACCTGGGCAGCGTGTACGCCAACCTCTTCCCGGACCGGGTGCGCTCGCTCGTCATCGACGGCGTGCTGGACCCCGTGGCGTGGGCCGGCACGAAGGCGACCGCGTCGGTCCCGCAGACGGAGCGGCTGCGCTCCGGCGAGGGCGCGTGGAAGGCGCTGCAGGAGGTGCTCGTGCGGTGCGGCGAGGCCGGGCCGGAGCGCTGCACGTTCGCGTCGTTCGGCGACCCGGTCGCGACGTACGAGCGTGTGGTGGACGAGCTGAAGCAGACGCCCGTCGACCTCGTGGACCCGGAGACGGGCGAGCTGCTGATCACGATCACGTACCCGATCCTCACGTCGTTCCTGCTGGGCGACCTGTACGGCCCCGACGGCTACACCTGGGTCGACTCCGACCTCACGCTCGTCGCGACGCTGCTCGACACGGCGGGCGACCCGGCACGGGCCGCGGATCACGCCGCCGCACAGGCCGGGCTCGTCGAGCGGTTCCGGTCGACGAGCGCCGCGGAGCAGGCGGCGGCGGCCCAGGCGCAGCAGCGGCGCCAGGAGCTGGGGTTCGGCTTCCCGTACCCCAACGGCGCGGACGCGTTCCAGTCGGTGCTGTGCACGGACGGGCTCAACCCCGCGAAGGCGTCGTCGTGGCCGAAGGCCGCGCAGCGTGCCGACGGCAACGCGCCCGGCTTCGGGCCGCCGTGGACGTGGGCGTCGGCGCCGTGCGCGTCGTCGACCTGGACGGTCCGCGACGAGGACGCGTACACGGGGCCGTTCAGCCGCAGCAGCGCGCACCCGGTGCTCGTCGTCGGCAACTACTGGGACCCGGCGACGAACTACGACGGGGCCGTCGCGGCCGACGCGGTGCTGGGCAGCAGCCGCCTGCTCTCGAGCGACAGCTGGGGCCACACGGCGTACGGGACGTCCGCGTGCGTCACGGACGCGGTGGACGCGTACCTGCTCGACGGCACGCTGCCCGCCGAGGGCACGGTGTGCACGGGTGACGTGCAGCCGTTCGCCGACCCGGCGCCGCAGGACCGCCGCGCTGCGCCGCAGCGGTCGCTGCCCCCGGTCGTGCCGCCGCTGCCGGGGGCGCTGCCCCGCCAGTGA
- a CDS encoding ABC transporter permease, with protein sequence MTLLHTLRWSFLIGLADARAIHDVRTWVFGWLLRVLCQVVFFASIGLVVGEGKVEYLVVGHSVLVGASTVLFVVASTVWERRLGTLPLLVASPSSPFVVFAGRSAQWVLEGLVLATLSLLVAPAVFGLPVRPTTVLVAVPVLLVSLLSVFWFGLLLGAVVLARPHLRSVVANLAMLTLMLFAGVNVPVAFWPDGLSVAANALPMTHGLAAVRTLVTTGALDLGRVGLEAAVGAAWLGAAILVFARLVTRVRRDGTLAHEG encoded by the coding sequence ATGACCCTCCTGCACACCCTGCGGTGGTCGTTCCTGATCGGCCTCGCCGACGCGCGGGCGATCCACGACGTCCGCACCTGGGTCTTCGGCTGGCTCCTGCGCGTCCTGTGCCAGGTCGTGTTCTTCGCGAGCATCGGCCTGGTGGTCGGCGAGGGCAAGGTCGAGTACCTCGTCGTCGGCCACTCGGTCCTCGTCGGCGCGTCCACCGTGCTCTTCGTCGTCGCGTCGACGGTGTGGGAGCGCCGCCTCGGCACCCTGCCGCTGCTCGTGGCCTCACCCTCGTCGCCGTTCGTCGTGTTCGCCGGGCGCAGCGCCCAGTGGGTGCTGGAGGGTCTCGTGCTCGCGACGCTCAGCCTGCTCGTCGCGCCGGCCGTGTTCGGCCTCCCGGTCCGACCGACGACCGTCCTCGTCGCGGTCCCCGTGCTCCTCGTCAGCCTCCTGTCGGTGTTCTGGTTCGGCCTCCTGCTCGGCGCGGTCGTCCTCGCCCGCCCCCATCTGCGCTCCGTCGTCGCGAACCTCGCGATGCTCACGCTGATGCTCTTCGCCGGGGTCAACGTGCCGGTCGCCTTCTGGCCCGACGGTCTCTCGGTCGCCGCGAACGCGCTCCCCATGACGCACGGCCTCGCCGCCGTCCGCACGCTCGTCACCACCGGCGCGCTCGACCTCGGGCGGGTCGGGCTCGAGGCCGCCGTGGGCGCCGCGTGGCTCGGCGCCGCGATCCTCGTCTTCGCCCGGCTCGTCACGCGGGTGCGCCGCGACGGCACCCTGGCCCACGAAGGATGA
- a CDS encoding universal stress protein — MTAHGVPQPGPHRMVPLRGHPLVVGVVPHQPALVALTAAAWARDAGSSALYLAHVDESRYTRTEHADGTVDHAPVDPDGGDDDWRERQAHLEATLVRVLADQGVPWHLRYLAGRPDRALTHLARAVDAAGFVVGTRGPGVGSHVREVLAGSLAARLTHHQHRPVLVVPLRVVDWTTDPWR; from the coding sequence ATGACCGCGCACGGCGTCCCGCAACCGGGCCCGCACCGCATGGTGCCGCTGCGCGGCCACCCCCTCGTCGTCGGGGTCGTGCCGCACCAGCCCGCGCTCGTCGCGCTGACCGCCGCCGCGTGGGCCCGCGACGCGGGGTCGTCCGCCCTGTACCTCGCCCACGTCGACGAGTCCCGCTACACGCGCACCGAGCACGCCGACGGCACCGTCGACCACGCACCCGTCGACCCCGACGGCGGCGACGACGACTGGCGCGAACGGCAGGCGCACCTCGAGGCGACGCTCGTCCGCGTCCTGGCCGACCAGGGCGTGCCGTGGCACCTGCGGTACCTCGCGGGCCGCCCGGACCGCGCCCTGACGCACCTCGCGCGAGCGGTCGACGCTGCCGGGTTCGTCGTCGGGACGCGGGGGCCCGGGGTCGGGTCGCACGTGCGCGAGGTCCTCGCGGGGTCGCTCGCCGCGCGCCTGACGCACCACCAGCACCGTCCGGTCCTCGTCGTGCCGCTCCGGGTGGTCGACTGGACGACCGACCCGTGGAGGTGA
- a CDS encoding putative PEP-binding protein, whose protein sequence is MTTVQMSGLPIALALSGEAPSRALLERFAGVGLVRGEYVFRGILRYPTEETAGAELERYLSSVCAATEASVAYRTLEVTQAEANVLEGVEHEDDEDGDDLLGLRGVRRHMAFPASLDAELRAVRRVRERHPNLEVVAPFVTSADEYVWFRERVRSVVGPDVVVGTMVETPAAAVDVADLVDAGCRRFVVGSNDLTSLLAARRRGPALREGSVPGLARLLAHVTAAVHAVDGTVDLAGYLTPTLVETAVAAGVDRGVVHYSDLARLGLVDPAALPDLGHLAAVKARTRDAIAARRSRISRHPV, encoded by the coding sequence ATGACCACCGTGCAGATGTCCGGCCTGCCGATCGCCCTCGCGCTCAGCGGCGAGGCACCGTCACGCGCGCTGCTCGAGCGGTTCGCCGGCGTCGGGCTCGTGCGAGGCGAGTACGTCTTCCGCGGGATCCTGCGCTACCCGACCGAGGAGACGGCGGGCGCCGAGCTCGAGCGCTACCTGTCCTCGGTGTGCGCCGCGACGGAGGCGAGCGTCGCGTACCGCACGCTCGAGGTCACGCAGGCCGAGGCGAACGTGCTGGAGGGCGTCGAGCACGAGGACGACGAGGACGGGGACGACCTGCTCGGCCTCCGCGGCGTCCGACGTCACATGGCCTTCCCCGCGAGCCTCGACGCCGAGCTCCGCGCCGTCCGCCGCGTACGGGAGCGCCACCCGAACCTCGAGGTCGTCGCGCCCTTCGTGACCTCGGCCGACGAGTACGTCTGGTTCCGCGAGCGCGTGCGGTCCGTCGTCGGGCCGGACGTGGTCGTGGGCACGATGGTCGAGACACCGGCCGCAGCCGTCGACGTCGCCGACCTCGTCGACGCCGGCTGCCGGCGCTTCGTCGTCGGCTCGAACGACCTCACGAGCCTGCTCGCCGCGCGGCGCCGCGGACCTGCGCTGCGCGAGGGGTCGGTCCCCGGCCTCGCCCGCCTGCTCGCGCACGTCACGGCGGCCGTGCACGCGGTCGACGGCACGGTCGACCTGGCCGGCTACCTCACGCCCACGCTCGTGGAGACCGCCGTGGCCGCGGGCGTCGACCGCGGCGTCGTGCACTACAGCGACCTGGCGCGGCTCGGCCTGGTCGACCCCGCCGCACTGCCCGACCTCGGGCACCTGGCCGCGGTCAAGGCGCGCACCCGCGACGCGATCGCCGCACGCCGCTCCCGGATCTCACGTCACCCCGTCTGA
- a CDS encoding pyridoxal phosphate-dependent decarboxylase family protein, with product MSPVDDYRDLLDAARHRAAEWLDQVPERPIPPAATVDEVKDALGRSLPESTQDPRGVLDRLADAVEPGLLASQSPRFYGWVIGGTYPVALAADWLTSAWDQNGGMRQSSPSLTAVEDLAGEWLLDVLGLPARSAVGFVTGATTANLVGLAAAREHVLRAVGWDVNRDGLAGAPAVRLVAGAERHGSVDLAARYLGLGAARLVPADDQGRIVVDALADALADGDGPAIVCLQAGNVHSGAFDDVGAAVAVAHEAGAWVHVDGAFGLWAAASPKLAHLTHGYETADSWATDAHKTLNVPYDSGVAIVADPVAARTALGIRASYLVAAETGDPHETVPEMSRRSRGVPVWATLAWLGRQGVADLVGHLADAAADLAEGLAGIEGVEVVNDVVYTQVCVALADDATTQAVAAAVRDEGVAYAYTSRWRDRDVIRFSVSNWATGPDDVAATVDAVRRAVSGATLGG from the coding sequence ATGAGCCCGGTGGACGACTACCGCGACCTGCTGGACGCCGCCCGGCACCGCGCCGCCGAGTGGCTCGACCAGGTCCCCGAGCGACCCATCCCGCCCGCGGCGACCGTCGACGAGGTCAAGGACGCGCTGGGCCGCAGCCTGCCGGAGTCGACGCAGGACCCGCGCGGGGTGCTCGACCGGCTCGCGGACGCGGTGGAGCCGGGCCTGCTGGCCAGCCAGTCGCCCCGGTTCTACGGCTGGGTGATCGGCGGGACGTACCCGGTGGCGCTCGCGGCCGACTGGCTCACGAGCGCGTGGGACCAGAACGGCGGGATGCGGCAGTCGAGCCCGAGCCTGACCGCGGTCGAGGACCTCGCGGGCGAGTGGCTGCTCGACGTCCTGGGGCTGCCCGCGCGGTCGGCCGTCGGCTTCGTCACGGGCGCGACGACCGCCAACCTCGTGGGGCTCGCGGCCGCGCGCGAGCACGTGCTGCGGGCCGTCGGGTGGGACGTCAACCGTGACGGCCTCGCCGGCGCCCCGGCGGTCCGGCTGGTCGCGGGTGCGGAGCGCCACGGGTCCGTGGACCTGGCCGCCCGGTACCTCGGGCTGGGGGCGGCGCGGCTCGTCCCCGCCGACGACCAGGGTCGGATCGTCGTCGACGCGCTGGCCGACGCGCTCGCCGACGGCGACGGCCCCGCGATCGTGTGCCTGCAGGCGGGCAACGTGCACTCGGGTGCGTTCGACGACGTCGGGGCGGCGGTCGCGGTCGCGCACGAGGCGGGCGCGTGGGTGCACGTCGACGGCGCGTTCGGGCTGTGGGCGGCGGCGTCCCCGAAGCTCGCGCACCTCACGCACGGGTACGAGACGGCGGACTCGTGGGCGACGGACGCGCACAAGACGCTCAACGTGCCGTACGACAGCGGCGTCGCGATCGTCGCGGACCCCGTCGCGGCGCGCACCGCCCTGGGCATCCGCGCGAGCTACCTCGTCGCGGCGGAGACGGGCGACCCGCACGAGACGGTCCCGGAGATGTCCCGGCGGTCGCGCGGCGTGCCGGTGTGGGCGACGCTCGCGTGGCTCGGCCGGCAGGGGGTCGCGGACCTCGTGGGGCATCTCGCGGACGCGGCGGCGGACCTGGCGGAGGGGCTCGCGGGCATCGAGGGCGTCGAGGTCGTGAACGACGTGGTGTACACGCAGGTGTGCGTGGCGCTGGCCGACGACGCCACGACGCAGGCCGTCGCGGCCGCGGTCCGCGACGAGGGCGTGGCGTACGCGTACACGTCCCGGTGGCGCGACCGCGACGTCATCCGGTTCTCGGTGAGCAACTGGGCGACGGGTCCCGACGACGTCGCCGCGACCGTCGACGCCGTGCGGCGCGCGGTCTCCGGCGCGACCCTGGGGGGATGA
- a CDS encoding ABC transporter ATP-binding protein encodes MIRTDALERTYRSRDGSAVLALHPLDLTIGAGTVHGLLGRNGAGKTTLCRILSTVLLPTSGTATVAGFDVVRETRRVRQRVSIVFGGDRGLYGRLSARQNVSYWGSLHGLRGARLRDRTASLLVRFGLEGREDEPVERFSRGMKQRVHLARGLVADPPVLLLDEPTNGMDPVAALEFRDFVRDLRAEGKTILLTTHDLAEAEAVCDELTFIDAGRVLHSSPVERFADAVGDACFVESGPLPPGLAAHLEADPRIVRVTAGRAGATIVTSDRAAAEDVITRLGREGVTPAGIRPPQIHEVYLQLSQKAATRAG; translated from the coding sequence ATGATCAGGACCGATGCTCTCGAGCGGACCTACCGGAGCCGTGACGGCAGCGCCGTCCTCGCGCTCCACCCGCTCGACCTCACGATCGGTGCCGGCACCGTCCACGGGCTCCTCGGCCGCAACGGTGCCGGCAAGACGACCCTGTGCCGGATCCTGTCGACCGTGCTGCTCCCGACCAGCGGCACGGCAACCGTCGCCGGGTTCGACGTCGTGCGCGAGACACGTCGGGTGCGGCAGCGCGTCTCGATCGTGTTCGGCGGCGACCGGGGCCTCTACGGCCGCCTCAGCGCACGGCAGAACGTCTCCTACTGGGGGTCGCTGCACGGCCTGCGGGGCGCACGACTCCGCGACCGCACCGCGTCGCTCCTGGTCCGGTTCGGCCTCGAGGGGCGCGAGGACGAGCCGGTCGAACGCTTCTCCCGCGGGATGAAGCAGCGCGTCCACCTCGCGCGCGGCCTCGTCGCCGACCCGCCCGTGCTGCTCCTCGACGAGCCGACCAACGGGATGGATCCCGTCGCCGCGCTCGAGTTCCGCGACTTCGTGCGCGACCTGCGCGCCGAGGGCAAGACCATCCTGCTCACGACGCACGACCTCGCCGAGGCCGAGGCCGTGTGCGACGAGCTCACGTTCATCGACGCAGGCCGCGTCCTGCACTCGTCACCCGTCGAGCGGTTCGCGGACGCCGTCGGCGACGCCTGCTTCGTCGAGAGCGGCCCGCTGCCCCCGGGGCTCGCTGCGCACCTCGAGGCCGACCCGCGCATCGTCCGGGTCACCGCGGGCCGTGCGGGTGCCACGATCGTGACGAGCGACCGCGCAGCAGCCGAGGACGTGATCACCCGGCTCGGGCGCGAGGGAGTGACCCCGGCGGGGATCCGGCCGCCGCAGATCCACGAGGTCTACCTCCAGCTCTCACAGAAGGCGGCGACCCGTGCTGGGTAG
- a CDS encoding ABC transporter permease has protein sequence MLGSVWAGARLQGLLVRRNPETLLLLFTSPFVTVAILSVFADSGRTGLMAMVVLAPVLMALVQMGLFVGGEIVTTDRETGVLEAATATPAPFAWVLVGRVLTVTAVSLVAFVECLATARLVFGVVVTVHDPVRFAAATLGTTAATAATSLLAAALFVAVRSARTYQNALPYPLFVLSGVVVPVALLPAWVEPVSRVVFLRWSADALRASVTATTADDSWAPIVYLGLLSVVTAGAGYLLVERVLLSGRRHGRLTFA, from the coding sequence GTGCTGGGTAGCGTCTGGGCGGGGGCGCGGCTCCAGGGCCTGCTCGTCCGCCGCAACCCCGAGACGCTGCTCCTGCTGTTCACCTCGCCGTTCGTCACCGTCGCGATCCTGTCGGTCTTCGCCGACAGCGGCCGCACCGGCCTCATGGCGATGGTCGTCCTCGCCCCCGTGCTCATGGCACTCGTCCAGATGGGCCTGTTCGTGGGTGGCGAGATCGTCACGACCGACCGCGAGACCGGCGTGCTCGAAGCGGCGACCGCGACCCCGGCACCGTTCGCCTGGGTCCTCGTCGGCCGCGTGCTGACCGTCACCGCGGTGAGCCTGGTCGCGTTCGTCGAGTGCCTGGCCACCGCCCGGCTCGTGTTCGGCGTCGTCGTCACCGTGCACGACCCGGTCCGGTTCGCGGCCGCGACGCTGGGCACGACGGCGGCCACCGCGGCCACGTCGCTCCTCGCCGCCGCGCTGTTCGTCGCCGTCCGGTCCGCCCGCACCTACCAGAACGCGCTGCCGTACCCCCTCTTCGTGCTGAGCGGCGTCGTCGTCCCCGTCGCGCTGCTGCCCGCGTGGGTCGAGCCGGTCTCCCGCGTCGTCTTCCTGCGCTGGAGCGCCGACGCGCTGCGGGCGAGCGTCACCGCCACGACGGCGGACGACTCCTGGGCGCCGATCGTCTACCTCGGCCTGCTGTCCGTCGTCACCGCGGGCGCGGGGTACCTCCTGGTCGAGCGGGTGCTGCTCTCCGGACGCCGGCACGGGAGGCTGACGTTCGCATGA